One Archangium violaceum genomic window, AGGAAGACCAAGAGGAGCTCCTTGAGGTTGGTGCCCGGGAGAAGTTCCCGGTACTTGCTCATACCCACCGGCGCCCTCGGATTTCGGAAGATGGATCACCGCTATACGTATCGTCATGTAGGCGCCGGGCCCCGGGCGCACCCGGAGCCTGCCGCTTCCCGGGACCGCGGGCGCGTTCAAACGGGGTCGCGGATGAGCATTTGAATGCCGGTGCGCTCCCTGAGGAGCCCTGCTTCGCATTCTCCGTAGGGCGCACTACGCTCGGGCTCGTGAGCTATTGCATGGTGCAAAGCCGTGGCCAGCATGAGCGGGAGGCCCGGGGGACATGCTGACCTTCGCGATGACGGACACGGGGGAGGTCTTCGGCATCGGGGATGCGCTCGAGCTCCGGCGTACCGGTGGGCGGCCCCCACCCGTGCTCTGCCCAGTGTGCCGCAAGTACCTCATCGCGAAGCTGGGAGAGAAGGTCTCCCACCACTTCGCCCACCAGCCCAACGTGGACCCGTGCTTCGGCTCGACAGGCGAGGGGGAACTCCACATCTCCGCGAAGCTGCTGCTGCTGCGCTCGCTCCAGAAGATGGCCGACGAGGGGCAGGAGCTGAGCATCACCCGTCCCTGCCGCGGCTGTGAGGCTCCCATCACCGCTGCCGCGCTTCAGCTCCTGCCTGGTGACCGCGCCGAGGTGGAGGTGTGGCTCGACCCGGCCCGGACGCTCAAGCCAGACCTGACGCTCTGGCGCGGCGAGGAGCGCCTCGCGCTGCTCGAAGTCCTGGCGACGCACGCTTGTGGGCCGGAGAAGCTTGCGGCGCTCGAAAGGCATGGCGTCCTCATGGTGGAGGTCGAGGCCCGGACCATCGTGGGCGAGGGAGGGCACGCGCCGTGGGTCAGGCCCGCACCCCTTCCGTTCAGGAAGGCCCTCGGCCTCCGGATGCGGGAGCAATGTGACGAGTGCCGCGCCGAGGAAGAATCGCGCCGACGGCAGCGCGAGGATGCCGAGGCCGAGCGCAGGCGAGAGGAGGAGCTGGAAGAGCAGGAGCGGCTCGCGCCGCGCCTCGACGTGCGGGCCCACTGCTGGGTGCATATGTACCTGGAGAATGGTGTCCGGAGGGACCTGCTCTTCATCCTCGTCCAGCACTGGGACAAAGGGGAAATCACCCACGCGGAGCTGCATGAGTACAAGAACAGGCGGGTCCTCCAGCGCTGGGAGGGAGCGCTGGCGCAGGATTTCTGGCCTCTTCTCGAGGAGGCGAAGGTGGCTGCCCGGAAGTACTGCCGCAAGTCGCCAACCAACCCCTGGGTGCAGGTGGACACGCACGGTGGGTTCGAACTCGGTGAGGTGGAAGAGGAGCCGTTCCAGCGCTTCTGGTGGAGCGTCAAGCAAGCCCGGTGGGTCAAGATCGAGTTCCAGAGGGGCTTGCATCACCGGCTGCGCGTCTCCCCCGAGGCCATCGAGCGGCAGATCCAGTCGGGCCGCATCCGGCAAATCGAAGTGAAGGTCTTTGCCAACTCCAAGAAGGTCACCACTGCGCTCGATGCGGAGGGCGTGGAGCGCTTCGAGAAGTGGCTCCGGCAGAGGAATGGAGGAGGGCTACCGCAGAGATGGGGACGCAGGTATAGGGACGACTGAGCTGCGTGGACCGCGCGGCCTTGTTTGCCAAGGGAGCGCCCGCCTCCATTCCCGGGCCCACGATGAGCATCATGGGCTTGCTCCGGTTACGTGGACCTTATTTCAGACCGGGTGAGGTTTCGCGGATCAACTCGCGCCAGCGGGAGGTTTTGCGATCGAGTTCGCGGCGGAGCTTGACCGCTTCATCGCTCTCACTGAGTCCCGTGCTTTCAAGCGCTGCCACCAGGTTCGCAGCCGCATCAACGCGCCTCGGGTCCAACTCGAGTACCCGGCGGAAACATGGGATGGCCGCGTGGAAGCGCTTGGCGAACAAGTGGTTCACTCCTCGAGTGAAGTGGAAGTGGTCCCACTTGCTCGCGACCGGCTCCGCCTGGGCGAACGCCTCCTCGGCATCCTCGTATCTCCCGGCGTTCGAGAGAATGATGCCGATCTCGGTCGGGGGTCGGTCCCAATCGGGGGCCAGACGCGCAGCTTCCATGCAGTGGTGGAGGGCCTCGGTCAGGAACTGGTTCTGTCCAGGTGAGACCGTATGCCCGAGGTAGGCCCCCAACGTGTAGTGATGTCCGGCATCCGAGGGGTCCCACTGCACTGCGATCCGCATGTGCTCGATGGCCGAGCGGAGATCTCCTCGTGAGAACGCATCTCCCGCCTGGCTGGCGCGGTTCCGTGCTTTGAACTCCGGTGGTCCGGAAAGCGTGACGACGTGGGCTCCCTCGGGTGGTTGTGCGTCGTAGCCGCCCATCCGCAACAGCATCTCGCGGATGAAGGGCATCATCTGCTGGGCCTTCTTGGCGGGAATCCTGAGCTCCTTCGCGATGGGCTCACCTGCGAAGGGAATCGCCCCCAGTTGCTTGGCCCACGCGTTCAGGCGGTTGTGCCAGGGTCCCGGCAGGGCGAGCAGATCGTTCATGACCTCCTGATGGAACCGTGCCTTTTCGGCCAGACGGTCACACAGCATCTGGCCAAGCTGCGAGTGGGCGCCGCGGTGGATGATATCGAGCAGCTTGCCCCGGCGCTCAGTCCGGCCAAGGTCCACGGTCAGCAGCACGTCGCTCGTCAGGCGCGCCGTGGTTTCGAACGCCTTGATGAAGTCATTCAGCCGCTCCTCGCCAATGAGGCCGGCGAGCCGGGAGCGGCACGCGGCGGCTCCAGCAGCGAGACGAAGCCGGGTGTTCAGTTCTTCCGCAGGCACTCCCGCCTTCGCTGCCAGGGCATCGGAAAGGAAGGCGAGATTCTCGTTGCTCGGCTCGCTCTTCCCTGTACGCCACGAGTCCATCGTGTTCTTGGAGACGCGTGCCAGCTTCGCCAGCTCGGCCACCGTGACGCTCTTCCCTCCAAGCTTGTTCATCACGCGGCGGAAGACATCGCGTTCGATCCAGACGGGGCGGAATGTGGGCTGCTGGCCGTGCTCGATTCGCAGGACCTGGTACGCCCCCCAGCGAATGCCCGCATCCAGGGTGTAGAGGCGCAGGAACGGGATGGGGGCGTCGCGCTTCTCGGTGATGGGAAAGCTCAGGCTGTTCATCAACGCCGCGAGCTCGTCCCACCGTTCGGCTGCTTCACGGGTCACCGCGAGAGCCCAGGCAACCGGATCGAATTCGGTGGCGGGGAGCACGTCCGTGGGCACGAGCGCCGCGGGGAACATGGCCTCCACCAGCGTTTTCAGCACCGCGTCGAACTTCTCCCTGGCGACCGCCACGTCATCATCGAAGACGCGCTGCGCGGTCTTGTAGCTGAAGTCCTCGGCGTTCCGGAGGAAGCCCTTCAGCCGGAGGAACTCGGCCGCCTCACCCAGGAGTCGGCCACTTCGCGGGTACTCGATGCCCGAGCCGCTCGGAAGATTGAAGTAGCTCATGTCGTTTCGCCTCACGGAGGAGCCAGCGGCGATGCCGCTGGCCCCATCCGGGTTCGCTCCTACTTCTTGTTGCCGTTCGTGGCCTTGCTGCCGCCCGTGGCCGGTTGACCGCCCTGGTAGTTGGGATGCTGCGGGTTCATCTGACCGCCCCGATTCCCGTTGTTGTAGTGGTAGGCGGGGTTGTTCGGGTTCTTGATGATGGACCGGTGGTCGTTCGGGGTGTGGTTGCTCTTCCTACCCATTGTTCTCTCCGTGCAGCTTTGACTGGTGACGTCCGCGCCCCATGCGCGAACGCCGCCATGGAGCCAGAGAGAGCGCCCCCGGACGACCCAAGTCCGGTGGACATCGGGAAAAGCCCAGTACTTACAGTAGCTTCAGTAAGCATTGGGACTCGGACCACTGCGGAAGTTGAGCCCGTGGGCGCCCGATGGACGGGCCCTCCCATGTGCCGTCAGTGTGCCGTACCAGCGCGGATTCAGGGGGACGAGGTGGCACGGGGTAGGACAGGGCGGGACGACGAATCCGAGATCAAGGGGATGGCGGGTAAAGGCGCGTCCTGCCTGAGGTTTTCCATCCCCCCGTACCGGGTTCGAATCCCGCCCTGGGCACTCCGAATGAGCCTCCAAGCCCTTGAGATTTGGGGCTTTTCACTTCTACGGGCCAACTCACCGAGGCGACGAATTCCTGAGGGGACAGCTCTTCCGTGGCTAGGCCCACGCGTGACATGCCCCTTACGCGACTCAGTGCGGAGGTGCCCACACCTACGTCGCCGTGGGCAGAGCCGAAAACCGGAGCAGTGTGCTCTTTCAGGGTAACGTCCTTCCGATGGCAAAAACCGCTCGATTCCAGGTTGACCCCAGGCTGGCGGTGCTGCTGGGAGAGGGATACCGCTCGACCGAGCAGGCTCTCAGAGAGTTGATCGACAACGCGTGGGACGCGGACGCATCACATGTGAATGTCACTCTCCCGGCGGAGATGACGGGAGACCCCATCATCGTTGAGGATGACGGATGCGGGATGACCGAGGAGGAGCTCAGGAGCGAGTACCTCAAGGTTGCCAGCGACCGACGCAGTCGGAAGGGGGAGGTGTCGCCGCGCTGCAAGCGCCCGATCAAGGGCCGTAAGGGCATCGGGAAGTTTGCCGGGCTCATGGCCGCGAACACCATGTTGGTCCGCACGCAGGCACACGGGACACGCACTGAACTACGGGTGCGCAAGGAGGACCTATTCGAGCCCGGTCAGGACCTTGAGAACATTGACCTCCCGCTCCAGACGGAGCCTTGCCAGCAGGGAGCACACGGCACGACGATCATCCTGCGCGACCTCAACCAGGGACTCGCGTTTCCGAGCCCGGAGCGGCTGCGGGAGTTGCTGGTCCTTGAGTACGGGCGCGAGGCGGGATTCACTGTACGCGTTAATGGGGAGCCGCTCGCTGTTGAGGACGTTCCCGGCGAGAGCTTCGTGGAATCTGTCCAACTGCCGGGCGTAGGCTCCGTCCGGCTACGTTTCACCATCGCGGATGGTAAGAAGCCACTGAAGCTCAAGCACTCTGGAGTCGCGGTGCGCGTGGATGGCAAGGTGGTGGGCAAGCCTGCGTACTTTGGCCTCGATGAGGACGAAGACATCCCGTCCAAGTTGCTTAAGCGCATTTACGGTGAGGTGCAGGCCGATGGGCTCGCCGACGACGTCACCGTGGATTGGGGGGCGTTCGTCGAGAACAGTACCCGCTTCCGTATGATGCAGTCTTGGTTGAAGGACCAGTTGAAGCAGAAACTCCAGAGGGTCTTCAGCCATGAGGTGAGCTTGGCGAAGGCCCGTCGGCAGGCCGAACTCAATCGGCGTCTTGCCGGAATGCCGGAGCACCGCCGACGTCTGGCCCAGGCGGCGGTGGAGCGCGCCCTGAGCAAGTTCTACGGCGAGAGCGAAGAGCGCAAGGATACAGTTATCAACGTCATGCTCGATGCCTTCGAGCGTGACGAATATTGGATCGTCGTGCAAGCCATCGAGGGTGCGAGGCACGCCGGGGTGGCCACCTTCGCTGACGCATTGGCCGACTTCGGCTTGGTGGACATGGCGTTGATGGCCCAGCAGGCCCAGCGCCGTCTGGAAGTGCTCGACCGGCTCGATGAGCTTATCGCCAACCCGGGGACCCTTGAGAGGCAGATGCACCAAGTCATCGAGCATAACTTGTGGCTGCTCGGGTCCGAGTACGCGATATTGGCCTCTAATCGAACGCTTGCGTCCATCGTGGAGCAATGGGCCGGGCGCGAGTTTGCTGGTGACCGCGCCTCGCGCCGCCCGGACCTACTCCTGTGCGAGGACGTCCGGATGCGGCATGTGGTCATCGAGTTCAAGCGTCCCTCGCACGCCATCAACCGGGACGACGAGAACCAAGCGGTGAAGTACTGCGATGATCTGCGACATACCTTCGACAATCTCGAAATCCTTGTTGTGGGAGGGCGGCGCGATGCGTCCGTAGACCCGCGGCGAAACACTGAGGGGCTGCGTGTTCTGTCCTACTCTGCACTCGTAAGCGCCGCACGCACGCAGCTCCAATGGCTCGTCGGCCAGCTGGCGTCTGCTCGGAACGTCTAGCGAAACCGGTCACCGGTGAGCCACTCCTGAGCCACTTCCCCGGCCACGGACGGCCATTCCTGGCCACTCTTCCCTCGGAAATGGCGGCTAATGCCCCCGAAAATCGCGACTGAAAATCCCCGTGTCGGTGGTTCGATTCCGCCCCTGGGCACATCATCACAAAGGATTCAAAGGGCGTTGGGCTCCGGTCCGACGCCCTTTCTTTTTGCCCATGGCGCTCGTGGGCAAAATCGAGCAACCCCCACACGTTCTCCCCTATGGAGGTAGAGGACGATGGGCGAGGGCACGAGCAAGAGCCAAGACTACGCGGAGACATGGGAGGGCGGGGTTAAGCACTCGGCGGACCACACCTTCCGCGTGAGGGAGGAGGCATTCAGCGTCGCGTTCCGGGAGGTGTAGACATGGGACGCAACACGGAGAAAGTGGACGCAACGCTCGCGAGGGCCGCGGCAAGCAACTACTGGACGGAGGCCGAAGCGCAGGCGGTGCTCGAGGCCTACGAGGCGAGCGGTTTGTCGGTGGGGGAGTTCGCCCGCCGCCATGGGCTTACGCCGCAGCGGCTGAGGTGGTGAAAGAAGCGGCGCGCCGAGGAGGCGGCCCCGACGCTCTCGTTCGTCCCGGTGCACGTTGCGGCGCCGCCGACGCCAGAAGCCCAGCGGGCACCACCGTGCGCAGCCAGCATGGAGGTGCTACTGGCCAGGGGTCGGCGCATCCGAGTGGAGCCCGGCTTCGACGTGGACGCACTGGCGCGGCTGGTGAGGGCGCTGGATGAGGCATGCTGACGCTGCCCTCCTCGGTACGTATCCACCTGGCATGCCAGCCCGTCGACATGCGCAAGTCCTTCGATGGGCTCTCCTTGTTGGCGCGACAGGTACTGCGAGAGGACCCCTTGAGTGGACACTTCTTCGTCTTCTTCAACCGCACGCGCGACATGGTGAAGGTGCTGTGGTGGCACTCCGGGGGCTTCTGTCTCTTCTCCAAGAGGCTGGAGAAGGGCAGCTTCCGCCTGCCGCGTCAGCTGCCGGAGGAGGCGGGCGCCGTGACGCTCGAGGCGGTGGAACTGACGCTGCTGCTAGGGGGGATTGATTTGAAGGCCAGCGTCCGTCGGCCGCGCTGGCAGCCCCCCACCTCTGGTGTCACCTGTGTGAGAAAACCTCTTGCGTTGAGGGGCCGGGCCATGGCTCATGTCTCGCGGCATGAGCGGCCAGGCCTCCGGCAAGAAGAGGACGGACGTGCAAGGCGTGGCGGCGCTGCTGCGCACGCTGCTGGCCGAGGGCCAGGACGAGCAGGCCATTGAGCTGGTGGTGGAGCTGCTGACGCAGCTGGTGGAGAAGAATACCGAGTTGGAGCTGAGCCTGCTCAAGGCGATGCGCCAGCGGTTTGGCCGCACCAGCGAGAAGCTGTCGGCCGAGCAACTCTCGCTGTTTCTGACACAGCTGGGGCAGTAGGACGCTGGTGCTCATCAGGCGCAGGTGGCGGCGCCTGGCGCCGGGGACGCTGGCGTCGCGCAGGGCGCTCCACCTGCGTCCGAGCCGCCGAACAAGGAGTCGCGGAAGAAGGAGCGCAAGGGACACGGACGGGTAAGCGCTCGGCGGACCACACCTTCTGAGAGAGAGGAGCCGTTCAGCGTCGTGGTCCAGGAGGTATGGACATGGGACGCAACAAGGCAGAAGTGGGCTTGCCCCGGTGCGGAGGAGTTGAAAAGCCCAGGAGGCTCGCGGACTTCCAGCGAGAGGCTCCTGGGCTTTGGCTTTTCCCACATCAACCTCTAAGACTTTCTTTTGAGAAATTTTAGCGCTTTCTCTTTCGCTTTCCCGACATCGCCAGTAATCTCTCCCTCGTCGATGTCTTCGCGCATCCCGAAGCGCTTGTTCAAGATGTCCTGCAAAGTGATCAAGATGCTGGCGAGAACATCTTCATCCCGCTCCTGTTCGAGCCCGCGCAAGAGGCTCTGGACCGCTTGATCCTTGCATTCGGGAATACGGTAGAACACCTGGTAATGGGCCGTGGCCGCATCCGAGCGGACTGTGGGAGCCGGGTCCTCGAGCAAACGCTGCTCCAGTTTCCCCAGGTCGTCTAGGGTACCAACCCATCCGAGCACAAAAGTGGCGACATGACGTATCTCTTCATGGGGGCTTCGGAGCATTCGAAGCGAGTATTCTCGTGCCGCACTGCTTTGCATGAGCCCGAGAATGAGCACGACGTCGGCAAGCATTTCCGGGTTCTTCTCTTGTTCTAGCTTTTGGAGAAGAAACTTCTCTCCCACGGCACCTCTCTGGGAGAACGCATCGCGAATAATACCTCGGAAAAGTTCGTTGTCGCGATGGCGCAGCAGTTCGTAATGGAATCCAACGACCTCGGACTCGTCCGACCCGAGGAGGCGCTGCGCAAACGCATGCTGCGTCTCTGGATCAGTAGATGGGTCATTGAGTGCTTGGAATTCACGCTCCAGTTCCTTGATGCTGCTCATGGATGCTCCTGTGGTTTTCAAGGTGGGATGCTTGCTCGTTATTTCTTTTTGGGTGGGTACTTGTGATACGTAGGACCGCACTTCTTGTGCTCACGCCTGTGGGCAGCGGTAGGCAGGGTCTCCATATTCCATGCTTTATCGAGCGTACAGCGTCTGGAATGGGGCAACGTGTAGAGTGGAATCTTGTGAGAGACCTCATAGCCTTTTGGGACTTGCTCGCCCTTGGTCTTCAAGATAAAGGCCCGCGCAGTGGCGTCCAGCTTGCTCTTTGGATCTGCCGCATCTCTCAGGAGGGTCTTCTTTACTTCTGATTTCAGGCGATAGTATTTGCAGTCGTGGTTGTCACGGCCACACAGTGGGCATTTGCCCTTCTTGTTGCATTTTTGTTGGCTCTTCTTCTTGTCTTTGCTGAACTTATCTCGCGACTTCTTGGCGGCATCCGCAGTCTTTTTAGCCGTTTTCTGGGCGGCCTTCTTCGCAGCTTCCTGGGCGGCCTTCTTGGAAGCTTCCTGGGCGGCCTTTTTCGCTTCTTCCTGGGCGGCTTTCTTGGCCGTTTCCATGGCGGCCTTCTTCGCAGCCTCCTGGGCGGCCTTCTTCGCAGCCTCCTGGGCGGCCTTCTTCGCAGCCTCCTGGGCGGCCTTCTTGGCCATTTGTTGTAATATTATCCTGAGCAGTGCCCCCACTGAAAGCTCCCGTCGACTTGATCATTCCCGGTAATGGTTGAGAAATTGCTTGAGATATGTCATTTGTTTGTGTGTTGATGTTTTGTTTCGTGCAAGCCCGGATTCAGTCGTCCTCAATGTACAATTGAGAGTCCATGAACTCGATCAATGCATCAAGCTGTTCCTCGGGATCGGTTCCAGGTGTTCTCAGAAATGCGGCAATACGCGGAGTGTCGG contains:
- a CDS encoding competence protein CoiA family protein, which encodes MLTFAMTDTGEVFGIGDALELRRTGGRPPPVLCPVCRKYLIAKLGEKVSHHFAHQPNVDPCFGSTGEGELHISAKLLLLRSLQKMADEGQELSITRPCRGCEAPITAAALQLLPGDRAEVEVWLDPARTLKPDLTLWRGEERLALLEVLATHACGPEKLAALERHGVLMVEVEARTIVGEGGHAPWVRPAPLPFRKALGLRMREQCDECRAEEESRRRQREDAEAERRREEELEEQERLAPRLDVRAHCWVHMYLENGVRRDLLFILVQHWDKGEITHAELHEYKNRRVLQRWEGALAQDFWPLLEEAKVAARKYCRKSPTNPWVQVDTHGGFELGEVEEEPFQRFWWSVKQARWVKIEFQRGLHHRLRVSPEAIERQIQSGRIRQIEVKVFANSKKVTTALDAEGVERFEKWLRQRNGGGLPQRWGRRYRDD
- a CDS encoding ATP-binding protein gives rise to the protein MAKTARFQVDPRLAVLLGEGYRSTEQALRELIDNAWDADASHVNVTLPAEMTGDPIIVEDDGCGMTEEELRSEYLKVASDRRSRKGEVSPRCKRPIKGRKGIGKFAGLMAANTMLVRTQAHGTRTELRVRKEDLFEPGQDLENIDLPLQTEPCQQGAHGTTIILRDLNQGLAFPSPERLRELLVLEYGREAGFTVRVNGEPLAVEDVPGESFVESVQLPGVGSVRLRFTIADGKKPLKLKHSGVAVRVDGKVVGKPAYFGLDEDEDIPSKLLKRIYGEVQADGLADDVTVDWGAFVENSTRFRMMQSWLKDQLKQKLQRVFSHEVSLAKARRQAELNRRLAGMPEHRRRLAQAAVERALSKFYGESEERKDTVINVMLDAFERDEYWIVVQAIEGARHAGVATFADALADFGLVDMALMAQQAQRRLEVLDRLDELIANPGTLERQMHQVIEHNLWLLGSEYAILASNRTLASIVEQWAGREFAGDRASRRPDLLLCEDVRMRHVVIEFKRPSHAINRDDENQAVKYCDDLRHTFDNLEILVVGGRRDASVDPRRNTEGLRVLSYSALVSAARTQLQWLVGQLASARNV
- the tnpB gene encoding IS66 family insertion sequence element accessory protein TnpB (TnpB, as the term is used for proteins encoded by IS66 family insertion elements, is considered an accessory protein, since TnpC, encoded by a neighboring gene, is a DDE family transposase.), whose amino-acid sequence is MRKSFDGLSLLARQVLREDPLSGHFFVFFNRTRDMVKVLWWHSGGFCLFSKRLEKGSFRLPRQLPEEAGAVTLEAVELTLLLGGIDLKASVRRPRWQPPTSGVTCVRKPLALRGRAMAHVSRHERPGLRQEEDGRARRGGAAAHAAGRGPGRAGH
- a CDS encoding transposase, which produces MSRGMSGQASGKKRTDVQGVAALLRTLLAEGQDEQAIELVVELLTQLVEKNTELELSLLKAMRQRFGRTSEKLSAEQLSLFLTQLGQ
- a CDS encoding HEAT repeat domain-containing protein, translated to MSSIKELEREFQALNDPSTDPETQHAFAQRLLGSDESEVVGFHYELLRHRDNELFRGIIRDAFSQRGAVGEKFLLQKLEQEKNPEMLADVVLILGLMQSSAAREYSLRMLRSPHEEIRHVATFVLGWVGTLDDLGKLEQRLLEDPAPTVRSDAATAHYQVFYRIPECKDQAVQSLLRGLEQERDEDVLASILITLQDILNKRFGMREDIDEGEITGDVGKAKEKALKFLKRKS